Proteins encoded within one genomic window of Legionella sp. PC997:
- a CDS encoding ABC transporter ATP-binding protein: protein MNKKDILLSKFFLNLIKPYSAYVIGLLFTAVYWGINNTLSPYVLKLIIDKVAAFSGDKSAVLSAIKPYITVYITLWILIAIDMRLSDWFRLKLFPYIRYDLINNMFAYLNQHSHRFFQNNFAGSLSNKISDMTAGTIAIFTTIDDAAAQVVGLIIAIISLLLVHPVFAFILFIWAIVFLGIAMIYFKPVQDLSNLFATSKTTLVGKMVDSISNITNLRLFSRSAFENQLIRNSAQDTTNKDQTMQRTILKMRSYWDISIIVLIATNLYVLVDMYSKNQVSIGDFSFIISLSISIFYNLWYLASQFVLFAEELGKCRQALTLISEPHEITDKSDAQQLTVTQGRIEFKNVSFHYDEGAHLFKNKSVVIEPGQKIGLVGLSGSGKSTFVNLILRLFDVESGQILIDGTNIRDVTQESLRENIAMIPQDVTLFHRTLMENIRYGRIDATNAEVIAASKKAHCHEFISLLPEKYNALVGERGIKLSGGQRQRIAIARAMLKNAPILILDEATSALDSLTEKLIQDGLHLLMQNRTTIVIAHRLSTLSEMDRILVFDKGRIIEDGSHEELIKIPSHYSHMWQMQAGGFLPDKM, encoded by the coding sequence ATGAATAAAAAAGACATTTTATTAAGTAAATTTTTCCTAAATCTGATTAAGCCCTACAGTGCGTATGTTATCGGATTATTATTTACCGCCGTGTATTGGGGAATTAACAACACGCTTTCACCCTATGTGTTAAAACTTATCATTGATAAGGTTGCCGCATTCTCAGGGGATAAATCCGCTGTATTGAGTGCGATAAAACCCTATATAACCGTATATATTACTCTATGGATCCTGATTGCCATTGATATGCGTCTTTCAGACTGGTTCCGATTAAAATTATTTCCCTATATACGTTATGACTTGATAAATAACATGTTTGCCTATTTGAATCAGCATTCACATCGTTTTTTTCAAAATAACTTTGCAGGCAGTTTGTCCAATAAAATCTCTGATATGACTGCAGGGACTATAGCAATTTTTACCACGATTGATGATGCAGCAGCCCAAGTTGTCGGGCTCATCATCGCAATCATCAGCCTACTCCTGGTACATCCTGTATTCGCCTTCATATTATTTATCTGGGCGATTGTGTTTTTGGGAATCGCAATGATTTATTTCAAACCTGTACAGGATCTGTCAAATCTATTTGCCACCAGCAAAACAACACTAGTAGGAAAAATGGTTGATAGCATAAGCAACATCACCAATTTACGATTGTTCTCCAGATCGGCTTTTGAAAATCAATTAATTCGAAATTCTGCCCAAGATACCACAAATAAAGATCAGACCATGCAAAGGACTATTTTGAAAATGCGCTCCTATTGGGACATAAGTATTATCGTGCTGATTGCCACTAATTTATACGTCCTGGTAGATATGTACAGTAAAAATCAAGTCTCAATCGGTGATTTTAGTTTTATTATCTCCTTGTCAATCAGCATTTTTTATAATTTATGGTATCTCGCCAGTCAATTTGTGTTGTTTGCGGAGGAGTTGGGTAAATGCAGACAAGCCCTAACCTTGATTTCAGAGCCACATGAAATTACCGATAAATCCGATGCACAACAACTTACCGTAACTCAAGGTAGAATTGAATTTAAAAATGTGAGCTTTCACTATGATGAAGGCGCCCATCTTTTTAAAAACAAATCCGTGGTGATTGAGCCCGGCCAGAAAATTGGTCTTGTTGGCTTATCTGGTTCAGGAAAAAGTACTTTTGTTAATCTGATTCTTCGTTTGTTTGATGTGGAATCAGGACAAATTTTGATTGATGGAACAAATATTCGCGACGTTACCCAAGAATCATTGCGCGAAAACATTGCGATGATTCCGCAGGATGTGACTTTATTTCATCGCACGCTCATGGAAAATATTCGTTATGGTCGCATTGATGCAACGAATGCAGAAGTCATAGCGGCATCCAAAAAGGCACATTGTCATGAATTTATTTCCTTACTTCCTGAAAAATACAATGCGTTAGTGGGTGAACGCGGAATTAAATTATCAGGGGGGCAACGCCAGCGAATCGCAATTGCTAGAGCGATGCTAAAAAATGCACCCATTTTAATTCTGGATGAAGCAACTTCTGCTCTAGATTCATTGACTGAGAAATTGATTCAGGATGGCTTGCATCTGTTAATGCAAAACAGAACCACTATTGTGATTGCGCACCGCCTCTCTACCTTATCGGAAATGGATCGAATTCTGGTCTTTGATAAAGGTCGAATTATTGAAGATGGTTCGCATGAGGAACTGATTAAGATACCAAGTCATTACAGTCACATGTGGCAAATGCAAGCTGGAGGATTTTTGCCAGATAAGATGTAA
- a CDS encoding Lpg0189 family type II secretion system effector — protein MKLNYLVAPLILVPLCVFSQTHDDVTTLTISQNPENKNSQVLTYSNEADNLKQNKSFTRSMDYPTQIIRMEKNIENQQLSCDEVNNQIDKILVQHIVNEQFTYAIYISCYYNPQTKLATQFVISSYFDPLSDEAIAYLESYLNKYNGTNLLGTQYTIESAKGLIISLDIAAGMKKKPNRPPFTEYRKDHSNFFFKSNYEMKNKLFGDIYQNFFTQDPDKILPFLDKWISSHASSFYKAVLRDSNYVELQPEKIFLMENDEIFVSNFKQYFAHFCEPYENHRCLNPAGKINNEDNDSTVAS, from the coding sequence ATGAAACTTAATTACTTGGTTGCCCCGCTCATCTTAGTACCACTTTGTGTCTTCAGCCAAACTCATGATGATGTTACCACGTTAACCATTTCACAAAATCCGGAGAATAAAAACAGTCAAGTTCTCACCTACTCTAATGAGGCAGATAATTTAAAACAAAATAAGTCGTTCACTCGCAGCATGGATTATCCAACGCAAATTATTCGTATGGAAAAAAATATAGAAAATCAGCAACTCTCCTGCGATGAGGTGAATAATCAAATTGATAAAATCTTAGTACAACATATAGTGAATGAACAATTTACTTATGCTATTTATATTAGTTGTTATTATAACCCACAAACCAAATTGGCGACCCAATTTGTTATCAGCAGTTATTTTGATCCGTTAAGTGATGAAGCCATTGCTTATTTAGAATCCTACCTCAACAAATACAATGGTACTAATTTGTTAGGAACACAATATACGATTGAGTCTGCAAAAGGTCTCATCATTTCCTTAGATATTGCTGCAGGAATGAAAAAAAAACCCAACAGACCTCCTTTTACAGAATATAGAAAAGACCATAGTAACTTTTTTTTCAAAAGCAACTATGAAATGAAAAACAAGCTGTTTGGTGATATTTATCAAAACTTCTTCACTCAAGACCCAGATAAAATACTTCCTTTTCTAGATAAATGGATTTCTTCTCACGCCAGCTCCTTTTATAAAGCGGTCTTAAGAGATTCGAATTATGTTGAATTACAACCTGAAAAAATTTTCCTCATGGAAAATGACGAAATATTTGTATCGAACTTTAAACAATATTTTGCACATTTCTGCGAGCCCTATGAAAATCATAGATGCTTGAATCCAGCAGGAAAAATTAACAATGAGGATAACGACTCCACAGTAGCTTCTTAA
- a CDS encoding dicarboxylate/amino acid:cation symporter gives MCAAHHQKKLLLSTPVLYALMIGLGIFSGMSNIVVLKEVGLLISDLFIKLFKCISLPIISLSIIVTLANYKTDGFMKKIWQRTLKYTFSTTIVAAMISCLLYILIQPSTVQVNLDTQTVKSASSLGYLGYLANIIPTNLLSPFLEQQVIGVLFLSIIIGIAVRQIPEEESRETITRFFRGAHGMFLVMTRWIITIIPLGLFGFITSTVVQLRSGMDIKGIGEYLLIVVLANLIQGFVILPLWLKTNKVKPFAAMRSMLPALSVAFFSKSSVGTLPVTMNTIENNLQVKPSVSRFVLPLCTSINMNGCAAFIFATVIYLMQSHGMPISYGTMVLWIFVATVAAIGNAGVPMGCFFLSVSLLSSMNVPIVLMGVILPFYGLIDMLETALNVWSDACVTKIVNDKAIAEEQGELKPRKVSPYEPELG, from the coding sequence ATGTGTGCAGCACATCATCAAAAAAAACTCCTCCTCAGCACTCCTGTGCTTTATGCATTAATGATTGGTTTAGGTATCTTTAGCGGGATGTCCAATATCGTTGTTTTAAAAGAGGTAGGATTATTAATTTCTGATTTATTTATTAAGCTGTTTAAATGCATTAGCTTGCCTATTATTTCTCTTTCTATCATTGTAACTCTAGCCAATTACAAGACCGATGGATTCATGAAGAAAATTTGGCAGCGAACACTTAAGTATACTTTTTCTACGACTATAGTGGCTGCCATGATTAGTTGCTTGCTTTATATTTTAATCCAACCCAGCACTGTCCAGGTTAATTTGGATACGCAAACAGTCAAATCAGCAAGTAGTTTGGGTTACTTAGGATATTTGGCAAATATTATTCCTACCAATTTATTATCTCCTTTTCTCGAACAGCAAGTAATAGGAGTACTGTTCTTAAGTATTATTATCGGTATTGCAGTGCGTCAAATTCCTGAGGAGGAGTCTCGGGAAACGATTACGCGATTCTTCCGTGGTGCTCATGGGATGTTTTTGGTAATGACTCGTTGGATTATCACCATTATTCCATTGGGATTATTTGGTTTTATTACTTCCACAGTTGTACAGTTGCGCTCAGGAATGGATATTAAAGGGATAGGTGAGTATTTATTGATTGTTGTTTTAGCAAACCTCATTCAAGGTTTTGTAATATTACCTCTGTGGTTAAAAACGAATAAGGTGAAGCCATTTGCAGCAATGCGTTCTATGCTTCCTGCATTATCAGTAGCATTTTTCTCTAAGTCCTCAGTAGGGACCTTGCCGGTCACCATGAATACTATAGAAAATAATTTGCAAGTAAAGCCCTCAGTAAGCCGTTTTGTTTTACCTTTATGCACTAGTATTAATATGAACGGATGCGCCGCCTTTATTTTTGCTACGGTAATTTATTTAATGCAGAGTCATGGTATGCCCATTTCTTATGGCACTATGGTTTTATGGATATTCGTTGCTACAGTAGCGGCCATCGGTAATGCCGGTGTACCCATGGGATGTTTCTTTCTGAGCGTTAGTTTACTATCGAGTATGAATGTTCCTATTGTCCTTATGGGTGTTATCTTACCTTTTTATGGTTTAATTGATATGCTGGAAACTGCGTTAAATGTTTGGTCTGATGCATGTGTGACCAAAATTGTGAATGATAAAGCAATTGCCGAAGAACAGGGTGAGTTAAAACCCAGAAAAGTATCTCCATATGAACCTGAGTTGGGTTAA
- a CDS encoding glycoside hydrolase family 3 protein — MITLRNKIGQMLVMGFDGCDIHAKSPIAEWLSSDGLGGVLLFDQDASTKSYGKNLKNQTQIKRLTHQLNYYYHSAEVDFKNNGLPLLIAIDYEGGSIDRLSRVEGCMPTMNAYNMGQLSPGDLKAELTQMAYTLKSLGFNLNFAPVVDLHLQDQQGIIGNLQRSFSGDPEEVVRLARAFVEVFEQYGIACCYKHFPGHGSALGDTHEGFVDVTNTFHEDELVPYYQLVRDVYHPTMIMTAHVINKQLDDEGLPATLSHHILTGLLRQRMGYDGVIIADDLQMQAITDHYSLEDALCLTINAGTDMLIFANQLAKITAPAVIEIIERLVFEQKITSKRIEDAYRRIIRFKQQINCLELVD, encoded by the coding sequence ATGATTACTCTAAGAAATAAAATTGGTCAGATGTTAGTTATGGGATTTGACGGTTGTGATATACATGCCAAGAGTCCTATAGCGGAATGGCTGTCTTCAGATGGATTAGGCGGTGTTTTATTATTTGATCAGGATGCTTCTACAAAGTCCTACGGTAAGAATTTAAAAAACCAAACCCAAATCAAACGTCTAACTCATCAACTCAATTATTATTACCATTCGGCAGAAGTCGATTTCAAAAATAACGGGTTGCCTTTACTAATTGCCATAGATTATGAAGGAGGAAGCATTGATCGCTTGTCTCGAGTTGAAGGATGCATGCCGACTATGAATGCCTACAACATGGGCCAATTATCCCCTGGGGATTTGAAGGCTGAGTTGACGCAAATGGCATATACATTAAAATCATTGGGTTTTAATCTTAATTTTGCACCCGTTGTTGATTTGCATTTGCAAGATCAGCAGGGGATTATTGGTAATTTACAACGTAGTTTTTCAGGCGATCCTGAGGAAGTAGTTCGTTTGGCCAGAGCATTTGTGGAAGTTTTCGAGCAGTATGGTATTGCATGTTGCTATAAGCATTTCCCAGGTCATGGCAGTGCATTAGGTGATACCCATGAAGGGTTTGTAGATGTTACCAATACCTTTCATGAAGATGAGTTAGTCCCTTACTATCAGCTTGTCCGAGATGTTTATCATCCAACTATGATCATGACCGCGCATGTGATAAATAAGCAGTTGGATGATGAGGGGTTACCTGCAACGTTATCTCACCATATTTTAACCGGCTTGTTGCGCCAAAGAATGGGCTACGATGGAGTAATCATTGCAGATGACCTGCAAATGCAAGCAATTACCGATCATTATTCACTTGAGGATGCCTTATGCCTTACAATCAATGCGGGGACTGATATGCTGATCTTTGCAAACCAATTAGCAAAAATTACGGCACCAGCAGTAATTGAGATAATTGAACGTTTGGTTTTCGAGCAAAAAATAACTTCCAAACGTATAGAGGATGCTTATCGCCGAATCATCCGTTTCAAGCAACAAATCAATTGTCTTGAATTGGTTGACTGA
- a CDS encoding CAP domain-containing protein, with the protein MSLKTKIVVLNLILFNLLPNAYAVSSARHAESDTALQNAVLFYINKYRQQHGLSKLTMDNNIVIQAKQHSQDMANHRMPFGHQDFGKRIKKLRSQIKNTGGGAENVAYNYKTAEIVVSQWVKSPGHRRNIVGNYNLTGIGVARDKQGKLYYTQIFLQTGKNPRSYTTRRPYIGVPFFGIKRHS; encoded by the coding sequence ATGTCTTTAAAAACTAAAATAGTTGTTTTAAATTTGATTCTGTTCAACTTATTGCCCAATGCTTATGCCGTTTCTTCAGCAAGGCATGCGGAAAGTGACACCGCCCTTCAAAATGCTGTTTTATTCTATATTAACAAATACCGGCAGCAACATGGCTTATCCAAACTTACAATGGATAATAATATTGTAATTCAAGCAAAACAACACTCCCAGGATATGGCCAACCATCGTATGCCTTTTGGTCATCAAGATTTTGGAAAACGCATTAAAAAACTACGTTCACAAATTAAAAATACTGGCGGTGGTGCCGAGAATGTTGCGTACAACTATAAAACTGCTGAAATTGTAGTGAGCCAATGGGTCAAAAGTCCAGGCCATAGGAGAAACATTGTAGGAAATTATAACTTGACGGGTATAGGAGTTGCCCGTGATAAACAGGGCAAACTGTACTACACCCAAATTTTCTTACAAACAGGAAAAAACCCTAGAAGTTACACAACAAGAAGACCCTACATAGGCGTTCCCTTCTTTGGCATTAAACGACATAGTTAA
- a CDS encoding potassium-transporting ATPase subunit F, with the protein MSLYLICGIIAFGLLVFLLVVLFKPELF; encoded by the coding sequence ATGAGCTTGTATTTAATCTGTGGAATTATCGCCTTCGGCTTGTTAGTTTTTTTGTTAGTTGTATTATTCAAACCTGAATTATTTTAA
- the kdpA gene encoding potassium-transporting ATPase subunit KdpA codes for MTKPGLLQIAFYLLFLLFLVKPLGWYMARVYQGRPCFLDILLKPFEHLIYKICGIHAQEDMGWKTYLANMLFLNLSGLLVVYLVQRLQFYLPLNPQGYHSPSPDLAFNTAISFTTNTNWQAYSGETTMSYLTQMFALTVQNFISAATGMSLLVALIRGIIKHESKGLGNFWVDTVRGILYILLPLSLIFALILCSQGVIQNFKPFQKITLSHPFTYQQPVTKAMGQALDSQGNPRTIPITVTEQIIPMGPVASQIAIKQLGTNGGGFFNVNSAHPFENPTPLSNFLEMVAILLIPAAFCFTFGTMVHDKRQGWAILIAMSILFVPCLLFEIVVEQKGNPAFHHLGIDTTPQSEFYPAGNMEGKETRFGVVNSAIWATATTATSNGSANSILDSFTPLGGMIPLWMMHLGEVSFGGVGSGLSGMLMLIILTVFVAGLMVGRTPEYLGKKIEPYEMKMASIAVLIMPLIVLITTAYASVTHVGVNSITNPGAHGFTEILYGFTSIGNNNGSSFAGLNANTPFYNIVGGILMLISRYWLAIPVLALAGSLVKKKRIPNSLGTLATHTPLFVTLLVYIAIVLGALSFLPALALGPIVEHLMLWGKYGY; via the coding sequence ATGACAAAGCCTGGTTTGCTACAAATTGCATTTTACCTACTTTTTTTGTTGTTCCTTGTAAAACCCTTGGGTTGGTACATGGCACGAGTGTATCAGGGCCGTCCTTGCTTTTTAGACATTCTATTAAAACCTTTCGAACACTTAATCTATAAGATTTGCGGCATCCATGCTCAAGAAGATATGGGATGGAAAACTTATTTAGCAAACATGCTTTTCTTAAACTTATCAGGATTACTGGTTGTTTACCTCGTGCAACGTCTTCAATTCTATTTGCCATTGAATCCTCAAGGATATCACTCTCCCTCGCCTGATCTCGCATTTAATACTGCCATAAGTTTTACCACCAATACCAACTGGCAAGCTTATAGTGGGGAAACGACAATGAGTTATTTAACTCAGATGTTTGCACTCACAGTACAAAACTTCATTTCGGCCGCCACAGGGATGTCTTTATTAGTTGCATTAATACGGGGCATCATAAAGCACGAGAGTAAGGGGTTAGGAAATTTCTGGGTAGATACCGTCCGCGGAATTCTCTATATCTTATTGCCTTTGTCGCTGATTTTTGCACTTATTCTATGCTCTCAAGGTGTCATTCAAAATTTTAAACCTTTTCAAAAAATTACCCTCAGTCACCCATTTACCTACCAACAGCCTGTAACAAAAGCCATGGGACAAGCATTAGATAGCCAAGGCAATCCCAGAACAATACCGATAACCGTAACTGAGCAAATCATACCCATGGGGCCGGTAGCATCACAAATTGCCATAAAGCAGCTCGGTACCAATGGTGGGGGTTTTTTTAATGTCAATTCGGCTCATCCATTTGAAAATCCCACTCCATTGAGCAATTTTTTGGAGATGGTAGCAATCTTACTAATTCCTGCAGCTTTTTGTTTCACCTTTGGCACCATGGTGCATGATAAAAGACAAGGCTGGGCAATCTTAATAGCCATGTCCATTTTGTTTGTTCCATGTTTACTGTTTGAAATTGTAGTCGAGCAAAAAGGAAATCCTGCATTTCACCATCTGGGGATTGATACTACTCCTCAATCTGAATTTTACCCCGCTGGGAATATGGAGGGCAAAGAGACCCGTTTTGGAGTTGTTAACTCGGCAATTTGGGCAACAGCTACCACCGCAACTTCTAACGGCTCTGCCAACTCCATACTGGATTCATTTACCCCTCTAGGCGGAATGATCCCTTTGTGGATGATGCATTTAGGTGAAGTTAGTTTTGGAGGAGTGGGCTCTGGATTATCTGGAATGCTCATGCTGATCATCCTCACTGTATTTGTTGCCGGGCTAATGGTGGGCAGAACCCCTGAATACCTAGGTAAAAAAATTGAACCTTATGAAATGAAAATGGCTTCAATTGCTGTATTAATTATGCCTCTTATTGTCCTCATAACGACCGCGTATGCTTCTGTAACTCACGTTGGTGTAAACTCCATAACAAATCCCGGCGCCCATGGTTTTACAGAAATACTCTATGGGTTTACTTCGATTGGGAACAATAATGGCAGTTCTTTTGCTGGCTTAAATGCCAATACCCCTTTTTATAATATTGTTGGTGGTATCCTCATGTTAATTAGCAGATATTGGCTGGCTATCCCCGTTCTTGCCCTTGCTGGTTCGCTGGTTAAGAAAAAACGTATTCCAAATAGTTTAGGTACGTTAGCCACTCATACCCCCCTCTTTGTTACTTTATTAGTTTATATTGCGATCGTTCTAGGGGCGTTGTCCTTTTTACCCGCTCTTGCTCTTGGCCCTATCGTGGAGCATTTGATGCTTTGGGGGAAATATGGCTACTAA
- the kdpB gene encoding potassium-transporting ATPase subunit KdpB: MATKSKSIWDFSIIRGALLDSFYKLAPHVQIKNPVMFTVYISSIITTILFIQACLGKGEAPTFFILAISLWLWFTLLFANFAEAMAEGRGKAQAQELRRARHEIQAKKLAKASKNAKFTIIPSVKLRAGDLVLVEAGDFIPSDGEIIEGIASVNESAITGESAPVIRESGGDRSAVTGGTQIISDWLIIRITSNPGETFLDRMITLVEGAKRQKTPNELALTILLAALTIVFLVVCSTLLSFSIYSVSVTKSGSAISITVLVALFVCLAPTTIGGLLSAIGISGMDRMIQANVIALSGRAVEAAGDVDVLILDKTGTITLGNRQATEFVPAEGVDINDLADAAQFASLADETPEGRSIVILAKRKYKLRGRTLAPLQATFIPFTAQTRMSGANIGDRQIRKGSSEAIEEYINQLGGYVPDNVKKNVEIISRQGGTALVVTEGPKVLGIIRLKDVIKGGIRERFAQLRQMGIKTIMVTGDNPLTAASIAGEAGVDDFLANAKPEDKLTLIRNLQAQGHLVAMTGDGTNDAPALAQADVAVAMNTGTQAAKEAGNLVDLDSNPTKLIEVVEIGKQLLMTRGALATFSIANDIAKYFAILPAAFVSTYPVLNAFNIMNLATPQTAVLSAVIFNAIIIVLLIPLALSGIKYRRLPAAELLRNNVFIYGLGGFIVPFVGIKIIDLILVALGLTG; encoded by the coding sequence ATGGCTACTAAATCAAAGTCCATTTGGGATTTTAGTATTATACGAGGTGCCTTACTTGACTCTTTTTACAAATTAGCACCCCATGTTCAAATAAAAAATCCGGTAATGTTTACAGTTTATATAAGTTCAATTATTACCACGATTCTCTTTATACAAGCATGCTTAGGCAAAGGTGAAGCACCAACTTTTTTTATTCTCGCCATTAGTTTGTGGCTTTGGTTTACACTCTTATTTGCCAATTTTGCAGAAGCTATGGCAGAGGGTCGTGGCAAAGCTCAAGCGCAAGAGCTACGACGAGCACGTCATGAAATTCAAGCTAAAAAATTGGCAAAGGCATCTAAAAATGCAAAATTTACCATAATTCCCTCCGTGAAATTACGTGCTGGGGATCTGGTCTTGGTTGAAGCAGGTGATTTCATACCGAGTGATGGGGAGATTATAGAAGGAATTGCCTCAGTAAATGAAAGTGCCATCACTGGCGAAAGTGCGCCTGTTATTCGGGAAAGTGGAGGAGATCGTAGTGCAGTAACAGGAGGTACACAAATTATTTCTGATTGGCTTATTATTCGCATCACCTCTAACCCGGGGGAAACATTCTTAGATCGGATGATTACCCTAGTTGAAGGAGCAAAAAGACAAAAAACACCCAATGAACTCGCATTAACTATTTTACTTGCAGCATTAACTATTGTTTTTTTAGTGGTTTGTAGCACTCTACTTTCTTTTTCGATTTATAGTGTCTCTGTAACAAAATCAGGTTCAGCAATTTCAATCACGGTACTTGTTGCTCTTTTTGTTTGCCTTGCTCCCACAACAATTGGAGGATTACTTTCTGCTATTGGCATTTCAGGTATGGATCGAATGATTCAAGCCAATGTCATTGCCTTATCAGGACGAGCAGTTGAGGCTGCAGGTGATGTCGACGTTTTGATACTTGATAAGACAGGAACTATTACTTTAGGTAATCGGCAGGCAACAGAGTTTGTTCCTGCAGAAGGTGTGGATATTAATGATCTAGCCGATGCAGCCCAATTCGCCTCACTTGCTGATGAAACTCCCGAAGGCCGCAGCATTGTTATTCTTGCTAAAAGAAAATATAAGTTACGTGGTAGAACTCTTGCCCCATTACAAGCAACATTTATTCCATTCACCGCACAAACTCGGATGAGTGGCGCAAATATCGGCGATCGACAAATTCGTAAAGGATCATCGGAAGCAATCGAAGAATACATCAACCAGTTAGGAGGATATGTTCCTGACAACGTGAAAAAAAATGTGGAGATTATTTCACGACAAGGAGGAACTGCACTGGTTGTTACAGAAGGCCCAAAAGTTCTAGGCATTATTCGTCTTAAAGACGTTATTAAAGGTGGAATTCGAGAGCGTTTTGCACAACTAAGGCAAATGGGAATTAAAACCATCATGGTAACTGGAGATAATCCTCTAACGGCTGCCTCAATTGCTGGTGAAGCTGGAGTAGATGATTTTCTAGCGAATGCAAAACCAGAAGACAAACTTACATTAATACGTAACCTACAAGCTCAAGGTCATTTAGTTGCAATGACTGGTGATGGAACGAATGATGCACCGGCACTTGCTCAGGCAGATGTTGCTGTGGCAATGAACACGGGAACACAAGCAGCGAAAGAAGCGGGTAATTTGGTCGATCTGGATTCAAACCCCACTAAACTAATTGAAGTAGTAGAAATAGGAAAGCAATTATTGATGACGCGCGGTGCTTTGGCTACGTTTAGTATTGCCAATGATATCGCTAAATATTTTGCCATTTTACCGGCCGCCTTTGTAAGTACTTATCCTGTGCTCAATGCATTCAATATCATGAATCTTGCAACTCCCCAGACGGCAGTGTTATCCGCTGTAATTTTTAATGCAATAATCATTGTTCTTCTTATACCTTTAGCTTTGAGTGGTATTAAATACCGACGTCTTCCTGCCGCAGAACTTCTGCGAAATAACGTATTCATCTATGGATTAGGTGGATTTATAGTTCCTTTTGTTGGAATCAAAATAATCGATCTAATCTTAGTCGCCTTAGGTTTAACAGGATAA
- the kdpC gene encoding potassium-transporting ATPase subunit KdpC, with the protein MIKEALKQIKTALIFLLLFSLITGLIYPAVVTALAQIFFPYQANGSLLLVDSKPIGSALIGQYFDAPDYFWGRPSATVPFPYNAAYSSGSNMGPSNPNFLAIVKQRVSKLQQYNLEDPTMMKKQLVPVDLVTASASGLDPEISPLAAYYQIPRIAKARHISEQEIQKLVNQLIKKRTLHLLGEPRISVLELNLALDHIRTN; encoded by the coding sequence ATGATTAAAGAAGCTCTAAAACAAATAAAAACAGCTTTAATATTTCTGCTCCTTTTCTCTTTAATAACAGGTTTAATTTATCCTGCAGTAGTTACTGCATTAGCTCAAATATTTTTTCCTTATCAAGCAAATGGCAGTTTATTACTGGTTGACTCCAAACCGATTGGTTCTGCATTAATTGGACAATACTTTGATGCACCCGATTACTTCTGGGGACGCCCTTCTGCCACCGTTCCATTTCCTTATAACGCAGCTTATTCTTCTGGATCAAATATGGGGCCTTCAAACCCAAACTTTTTGGCAATCGTAAAACAACGAGTCTCCAAACTGCAGCAATACAATTTGGAAGATCCAACGATGATGAAAAAGCAACTTGTTCCAGTTGATTTAGTTACTGCATCGGCGAGTGGCCTGGATCCGGAAATAAGTCCGCTAGCAGCCTACTATCAGATACCGCGGATCGCTAAAGCACGTCATATTTCAGAACAAGAAATTCAAAAATTAGTGAATCAATTAATAAAAAAACGTACCCTCCATCTTTTAGGAGAGCCACGAATTAGTGTGTTGGAGCTCAATTTAGCATTGGATCATATAAGGACAAATTAA